One Vigna unguiculata cultivar IT97K-499-35 chromosome 7, ASM411807v1, whole genome shotgun sequence genomic region harbors:
- the LOC114190715 gene encoding lysine histidine transporter-like 6, with the protein MEVQSEQKWMDNGPSRRAKWWYSTFHTVTAMIGAGVLSLPNAMAYLGWGPGILMLLLSWCLTLNTMWQMIQLHECVPGTRFDRYIDLGRHAFGPKLGPWIVLPQQLIVQVGCDIVYMVTGGKCLKKFMEIACIDCTQLKQSYWILIFGAIHFFLSQLPNFNSVAGVSLAAAVMSLSYSTIAWLACLTRGRIENVSYAYKRTSNTDFMFRIFNALGQISFAFAGHAVALEIQATIPSTPEKPSKIPMWHGALGAYFINAICYFPVALIGYWAFGQVVEDNVLMALERPAWLIASANLMVFVHVVGSYQVYAMPVFDLIERLMTRRFNFPSGLALRLVSRSAYVAFTLFIGVTFPFFGDLLGFFGGFGFAPTSYFLPSIMWLIIKKPRRFSINWFINWAAIYIGVCIMLASTIGGLRNIAADASSYSFYT; encoded by the exons ATG GAAGTTCAATCAGAGCAAAAATGGATGGACAATGGACCCTCTCGCCGGGCCAAATGGTGGTACTCAACTTTCCACACTGTGACAGCCATGATCGGTGCTGGTGTTCTCAGCCTGCCCAATGCCATGGCATATCTTGGATG GGGCCCAGGGATCTTGATGTTGTTGTTATCATGGTGCCTGACCTTAAACACAATGTGGCAAATGATCCAGTTGCATGAGTGTGTTCCTGGAACTCGTTTTGATCGCTACATTGATCTTGGTAGACATGCTTTTGGACCAAAACTTGGGCCGTGGATTGTGCTCCCCCAGCAGCTAATAGTCCAGGTTGGGTGTGATATTGTCTACATGGTTACTGGGGGGAAGTGCCTAAAGAAGTTCATGGAGATAGCATGCATCGATTGCACACAACTCAAACAGTCTTACTGGATTCTCATCTTTGGTGCCAtccatttctttctctctcagcTTCCCAATTTCAATTCTGTTGCTGGTGTTTCTTTAGCTGCAGCAGTCATGTCATTAAG CTATTCAACTATAGCCTGGTTGGCTTGCTTGACCAGAGGTCGGATTGAGAATGTTAGCTATGCTTACAAGAGAACCAGCAACACTGACTTCATGTTCCGGATCTTCAATGCGCTAGGTCAAATCTCATTTGCATTTGCTGGCCACGCAGTGGCCCTTGAAATTCAGGCTACAATTCCATCGACCCCTGAGAAACCATCAAAGATACCAATGTGGCACGGTGCTCTCGGTGCCTATTTTATTAATGCAATATGCTATTTCCCAGTTGCACTAATAGGATACTGGGCATTTGGGCAAGTTGTTGAGGATAATGTGCTTATGGCACTAGAAAGACCTGCATGGCTTATTGCCTCTGCTAACTTGATGGTCTTTGTCCATGTTGTCGGTAGCTACCAG GTTTATGCTATGCCTGTTTTTGACTTGATTGAGAGATTGATGACCAGAAGATTCAACTTCCCTTCAGGATTAGCACTCAGACTTGTTTCTCGATCTGCTTATGTTG CTTTTACGTTATTCATTGGGGTCACTTTTCCTTTCTTTGGCGATCTTCTTGGGTTCTTTGGTGGATTTGGTTTTGCTCCCACTTCGTATTTT CTTCCCAGTATAATGTGGCTGATAATCAAGAAACCAAGAAGATTCAGCATCAACTGGTTCATCAATTGG GCTGCAATATACATAGGAGTGTGCATTATGTTGGCATCAACTATTGGTGGCTTGAGGAATATCGCTGCCGATGCCTCCAGTTATAGTTTCTACACCTAA